A window of the Desulfobacula toluolica Tol2 genome harbors these coding sequences:
- a CDS encoding methionyl-tRNA formyltransferase, whose product MSFNILFITQDDPFYVRTFFEELFRIYPDPEEVKGVVIAQAMGKKSMFQLARQMYDFYGAVDFLKMGLRYAVYKMMNNSISKLCAESGLQVMHETDINSRLFLNKIKAMNLDLIVSVASPLIFKKELIKIPRHGCINIHSGKLPRYRGMLPNFWQMYHGEKSIGITIHEINPEIDDGRILLQKDVAILAGETLDFLIKRTKKIGARLMIEAINRVKSGDMQYRQNPVSEGSYFSFPTRKDVQEFKRRGKKIM is encoded by the coding sequence ATGAGTTTCAACATTCTATTCATTACCCAGGATGATCCGTTTTACGTCCGGACTTTTTTTGAGGAATTATTCAGAATCTATCCTGATCCGGAAGAAGTAAAAGGTGTTGTCATCGCACAGGCAATGGGCAAGAAAAGCATGTTTCAGCTTGCCCGTCAGATGTATGATTTTTACGGAGCAGTAGACTTCCTTAAAATGGGTTTGAGATATGCAGTATATAAGATGATGAATAACAGCATCAGCAAGCTTTGTGCAGAATCCGGGTTGCAGGTCATGCATGAAACCGATATCAATTCCAGACTGTTTTTGAATAAAATAAAAGCAATGAATCTGGATCTGATTGTTTCAGTTGCATCCCCCCTTATATTCAAAAAAGAACTGATTAAAATTCCCCGGCATGGCTGTATTAATATACACAGCGGCAAGCTTCCCAGATACCGCGGAATGCTGCCCAATTTCTGGCAAATGTATCATGGCGAAAAATCCATCGGTATCACAATTCATGAAATCAATCCAGAGATAGATGACGGGCGCATCCTCTTACAGAAAGATGTTGCAATACTTGCTGGCGAAACATTGGATTTCCTTATAAAGCGTACCAAAAAAATCGGTGCCCGGCTTATGATTGAGGCGATCAACAGGGTCAAATCCGGCGATATGCAATATCGTCAGAATCCGGTCTCAGAAGGCTCATATTTTTCTTTCCCCACACGAAAAGATGTGCAGGAGTTTAAACGGCGCGGGAAAAAAATTATGTGA
- a CDS encoding glycosyltransferase family 2 protein translates to MTELIFWLFIGVIFYTYIGYPLLTLFLSLFNNHPVHKKDIEPSVTFLITAYNEEKNISQKLDNTLSLDYPRDKLEIMVASDGSTDNTDEIVKSFSGRGVVLHRVEGRVGKTETQNQAVKTAIGEIIIFSDATTNYDRNAIRKIVRNYNDPTIGAVSGRYEYLNPTGASVGTGTVLFWKYENFIKSRQTRIKTITGCCGCIYSVRRRLYEPLPKEIISDLVEPLKIIEKGYRIAFEPEAIAYEVTEEKALEEFSMRVRVITRGMNGLAYVKDLLNPFRNKFVAFQLHSHKVLRWLIPFFLVLIFIANCMLLDQKLYQFLFIGQTVFYGAAFGGWYLEKIGKKHKILSLPLYFCVVNLASFRAFFNFILGRKMVTWETIRK, encoded by the coding sequence ATGACTGAACTAATCTTCTGGCTTTTCATCGGAGTGATTTTTTATACTTACATCGGTTATCCTTTGCTGACACTCTTTCTTTCCCTGTTTAACAATCATCCGGTCCATAAAAAAGACATTGAACCCTCGGTTACTTTTCTGATCACGGCTTATAATGAAGAGAAGAATATCAGCCAGAAACTGGATAATACACTGAGTCTGGATTATCCCAGGGATAAATTAGAAATCATGGTGGCTTCGGATGGATCCACAGATAATACGGATGAAATTGTCAAAAGCTTTTCCGGCAGGGGGGTTGTTTTACATCGGGTTGAAGGGAGGGTCGGTAAAACTGAAACCCAGAATCAGGCAGTCAAAACAGCTATAGGGGAGATTATTATTTTTTCTGATGCAACCACGAATTATGATAGAAATGCCATACGAAAAATTGTTAGAAATTACAACGATCCAACGATTGGAGCCGTAAGCGGCAGGTATGAGTATTTGAATCCCACCGGAGCCTCTGTGGGTACAGGCACGGTCCTTTTCTGGAAATATGAAAACTTTATTAAAAGCCGGCAGACCCGCATCAAAACGATCACCGGCTGCTGCGGGTGCATTTATTCAGTGAGGAGACGTCTGTATGAGCCTTTGCCTAAAGAGATTATCAGCGATCTTGTCGAACCGTTGAAGATCATCGAAAAGGGTTACCGTATTGCTTTTGAGCCGGAAGCCATAGCCTACGAAGTCACTGAAGAAAAAGCCCTCGAAGAATTTTCAATGCGGGTCCGGGTGATCACACGAGGCATGAACGGATTGGCCTATGTCAAGGATTTGCTGAACCCGTTCAGAAATAAGTTTGTTGCATTCCAGCTTCATTCCCACAAGGTTTTGAGATGGCTCATTCCTTTTTTTCTGGTTCTTATTTTCATTGCCAATTGCATGCTTTTGGATCAAAAACTTTATCAATTTCTGTTTATTGGTCAGACAGTGTTCTATGGAGCCGCCTTTGGTGGCTGGTATCTGGAAAAAATCGGGAAAAAACATAAAATATTATCTTTACCGTTGTATTTCTGTGTCGTGAATCTTGCTTCTTTCAGAGCATTTTTTAATTTTATCCTCGGCAGAAAAATGGTTACATGGGAGACTATACGAAAATGA